Genomic DNA from Candidatus Poribacteria bacterium:
ACTACATGGCAACAACCGCGATTTCCGTTCTCATCGGCATAGTTCTCGTCAACATCATCACACCAGGGAAAGGGTTATCACAAGGTGAAGAACGACCCGAGCTGACTTACACACTTTCTGGTCCTGAAATGCTCACGCTTGAGATGAGCGGAGAATTTAATCGCACCTATAACAATAAATATGTCATCACCCTCGTTGACCAGAACATACAAGGCGAAGTCAAATCGATTTCTGGGACAACAGCCATAGTAGAAGCGTGGCACCCCTTAGCCACGGATGCCCGTTACGTTACAACAGAAGGTGGTGAACGCCTGTTATTCGTTGATGGACGGCTTGTAACAATAGAACCCCGAAATACCGGGACAGGCATTAACATCAGTTTGCCGATCGCTACCAGAGTCTCCGGCAAAATGGAACGGACTATGGGCAGCACTATCAAAGAGGTATTCCTCGGCAACGAAGAAACCGGCAAAGAAGGGATGATACCTTCAAACGTCTTCAAGGCAATGGTACATACCGATATCCTGCCGCTCATCTTTTTCTCGCTCCTCATCGGTGCCGCCCTGTCTACGCTCGGTGAATTTGGCAAACCTATCATCACTGTGATTTCGGGACTCAATGAAGCCGTCATGAAGCTCGTCCACTGGATAATGTATGTTGCACCGTTCGGCATTTTCGGCTTAATTGCCGGCAGGATTGGTGAAGCAAAGGGATTCGCAGGTTTCTGGCCCGAACTCGTCGCCGTGAGTAAGTACAGTGCCACAGTCGTACTTGGACTCGGCGTACACGGTATTATCGTTTTGCCCCTGCTCTTGCTGCTGCTCGGACGTAGAAATCCGCTCAACTACTTCAGAGGCATGGCAACAGCCTTACTAAACGCTTTCTCAACAGCGAGTTCCAGCGCATCCCTACCCTTAACAATGGAAGGCGTTGAGAATCAAAACGGAGTCTCCAGACGCACCTCCAGTTTTGTCCTGCCTTTGGGCGCAACCATTAACATGGACGGCACCGCGCTCTATGAGGCAGTCGCTGTCATGTTTATCGCTCAGGTCTATGCGATTTCTATGGACCCAGCACAACAAATCGTTGTCGTGCTGACGGCGACCCTCGCGGCTATCGGGGCAGCGGGGATCCCAGAAGCGGGGCTCGTCACCATGGTTATTGTGCTCAGAGCCGTTGACCTCCCCGTTGAAGGGATAACGCTTATTCTCTCCATTGACTGGCTCCTGGATCGTTTCCGAACCACAATTAACGTTTGGGGCGACAGCATCGGCGCAGGTGTAATTGAAAGGTATGAATCCGCTGATTCCACCGAAGCACCGGCAACAACGTAGCTATTGGTAATCAGTTATCGGTTTTCAGTGAAAGAGGAACTCTGTAACAATTCATAGCCTCTGGGGACTCCAAACTTGAGTAGATTGTTACAAAAACACCTCTTAACTGACAACTGATAACTGACAACTAATCAAATATGAATACGCAAAACGCACCGAACCCACAACTATCACCAATCTTTTCAGCATCTATTCTCGCAATTATCAGTGTTGTGTTTGCCGCAGGGTGGATAGCGTTCGCTTATTACAAAAGCAACGCAGACGATAGCAATCGGATACTGTTGTTACATCCGATAGTCCCTATCCTCCTGATTGTGCTGCTCACACGCATTTACCGCTGGATCGACATAAAGAGCATCATCATTTTGGAAATCCTAATGATAGGTGTATGGCTGTTTGTGCGCCTCTTGGGTGCATTGACCCCTTTCATTTTAGGATTCGGTTTTGCCTATATTTTCAGGTTTCTCTGGAACGCACTCCCCTTTAAAAAGGAGTATCAACGTGCTATTGCTACGGTGTTGATTCTCGTCATCTGTGGAGGCGCGCTTTTCTACACCGGCAGACAGGTGAGTAGACAAGCCAGACAAATGGGCACTGGGTTAATCAAATTTTATCACGAAACCGTTTTGCCTTATGTCAATGGAGAGACCTTTAGAGCTCTCACAATCGGTATTAATCCGATTGTTGCCGACGAAGAAAAACGGCAAGTAGAAACCTTCTATGTTGCTACAAACCACGGGGTTTACAGCGTTCCAGTGGATGCTAAAGATGCCGCTGCCCGTGTCGGCATTACAAACGGCGAGCTTCTCGGCAAACAGATACATGCTCTGACAACCAGCAGAAATATTATCTATGCTGGCACTACAAAAGGTTTATACAGATATTATAAAGTCCTACCCCGCGGCGGGATTGAAGTGATTCGGACGGATGGAAGCGTTCGGAGAATTCAATCGCAAACATGGCACAAGGTGGAAGGCACGCCTTTTGATACCGCAACCATCCAAGCTGTCAATACACCGCATTGGAATAGTGCCCACATCTACGTTGGAACACAAAACCGACTTTACATAAGCAATGATTCCGGACGGACTTGGCGTGAAGTTGAACCTATTATTTATGACGAAAGATCTATCGTCAGTATCACCTCTATTGAGGATAGCGATGGTAGCAGAATAACTTATGTCGCCAGCACACCGCAGCCTGATCCAGAATCCTTGATGCCCATAGAAACGACGATACATTGGCACCTGGAAGGGACATCTCTTGGTTGGGAGCCACTGCCACCGATACCCCAAATCGTTTACACACTTGCAGTCGTAGAACCAACGGAAAGAGATCTCAGTGCTAACGCTCGCGCTGAACTATACGCTGGCACACCCGAGGGTCTCTATGCCTGGAATCGACTTGATGGTTGGCAAAAAGTAGGAGGCACAACAGGAAATGTACTCTTAGCATCTGCTCCTTCAGGACTATACGCCGGAGATTCGACCGTTATCCGACATCGTATCGAATCGACCGCTCGATGGAAACCGTTTGCTGTAAATAAGAAAGGTATTACCGATACCTATAGAGACGAGCCAATTGTACAGCAGATTCGAGCGTATCTTACCGAACGGATACCGACAATTGCCCAAACGGGCGGGGTAGCGGTTCGGTGGATTTCAGGATTCGTCAGATCGATTGCTTTTAGTTTCGGTGGATTTCTGGCAACACTGTTGCTCGCATTCGTTGTTTTTATTTATGCGAATCAATCGTTTGATAACTATTTTCATGATTTGGTCTCGCTGCTACCTGAGCAGCGGCGTGATACCGTCAAGAGTTATCTACGTGAGATTGATAAAAATCTCCAACAGTTCTTGAAAGGACAGGTCACAGTTATCGCTATTATTTCAGCAATTTCCTGTATTGCATATAGTGTTGTTGGTGTCCCCTTCGCGCTTGTTGTCGGTCTACTTGCCGGCATCTGTAATGCGATACCGACCTTTGGTCCCTTTATTGGCGGCGGTTTCGCACTTTTGGCAATGTTGATGGGATTGGCAGCTGGGGATTTTAGTCTCGTTGAATTTCTTGTGCGTTCCGCAGTTGTCGTGGGAGTTGTTCTCGGTGTCCAAACTATTGACAACTCACTGGTCTCGCCTAAAGTCATGAGCGATGCTGTCGATGTTGATCCTTTACTTATTATGTTCGCCGTGATTGTTGGGGCAACGGTCCTCGGTTTTTGGGGAGTGTTACTTGCAATTCCTATTATTGTTGTGATAAAATCCATTATCGCCGTTTCGCGAACATTCGCAACAGATCAATCCATCGAAAGCCGGTCTGCAGAAGCCGATGCGTTGGAGGAAAACTAATGGAAACCGGACATCCAATTGTCGCAATTGTCGGCAGGCCCAATGTCGGAAAATCTTCGCTCTTCAATAGAATCACTGCATCTGCCCCCGTACGCCCGAAACAGATACGCACCGATTTTGAAGGCAATGGGGACGAGACACTGCAGCCGGTCAGACCGCGAAATACCAAAAAATCGCGTAAATTTGCTGTCGTTCATGATACACCCGGCGTAACGCGCGATAGGAACTACGCCGATGTTGAATGGAACGATCGGACCTTTACGATTGTTGATACTGGCGGTTTAGATGTCGATCCAAATGACCGTCTTATTGACAACGTCCAATTACAAGTAGATACTGCTTTGGATGAAGCAAGTCTCGTCCTGTTCGTTGTTGATGCGCGAACCGGTATTATGCCACACGATATAACTGTCGCTAATAAACTCAGAACCGCTGGTAAACCTATTTTCCTTGTTGTCAACAAGGTGGATAGTGATCGGTTTCGCAATGAGGCGGCGGAGTTTTACGCACTCGGATTCTCTGAACCGACGTGGACATCGTGTGTCCAGAACGATGGAATTCGGGAACTCCTTGATCGGGTGGTAGAGGAGCTGCCCGATACTGCCGCAACGTCGGACAGCGCATCTGCCGCTATGAAAATCGCAATCGTTGGTAGACCGAATGTCGGAAAATCTTCGCTTATCAATAACTTGTTAGGGGAAGAGCGAATGATTGTAGACGACCGACCCGGAACGACGCGAGATGCCGTAAATATTCGGATCGTTCACGACAACATTCCCTTTGAGGTCGTTGATACTGCCGGAATGCGGCGGAAATCGGTTATTAAAGATGAACTCGAATCCGTAACCGTCCAGCGCGCAATACACAGCATCCGCCAAAGCGATATTGCTGTCCTCGTACTTGACGTAACCCAGGAGATCGCACAACAGGATAAGACAATCGCCAATTTCATCGAACGCCAGGGGAAAGCTTCAGTTTTAGTGTTGAACAAATGGGACCTGGTTGAAAAGGATAACACAACGCATCCCGCATTTATGGATAGAATAGATGCCCAGCTCCCACAACTTCATTATGTACCACGGGTTTTCGTTTCTGCGCTTACAGGGCAACGTGTTACCCATATATTGGAGATAGCACTTGAGGTCTATCGCGAGTACTGCACCCGGATCCCGACCCCCGACCTTAATCAGCTCCTCCTTGAATTACGGACTGCGCATCCCCCACCACGGGTCAAGGGGGTCCGACCTGCACTCAAATATATCACACAAGTGGAGATCACGCCCCCGACCTTTCTCATATTTGGGCGGAACCTACATCGGATACGTCCACCGTACGAGGCGTACCTTGCCAACAATATTCGGGCGGAATTCGGATTCAACGGTACACCCATACGCATCTTTTATCGCCAATCGTAAGGAGGGAAATCTTGGCACAATTTAAAGTTTTCATCACACGACCTATACCAGAAGAAATCCGAGCGAAAATAGCCGCAGAATGTGAAGTCGATATGTGGCATACGAGCGCAATTCTACCGCCTATTGCTGAAAAGATTCCGCCCCTTGATGGGCTAATGACCTATGGGCACGAACCCGTCTCACCAGAGATGATCGCTACTTCCCCGAACCTCAAAGTTATCTCTGTCGTTGGAGTGGGTTATGATCATGTCCATGTTGAGGCTTGTAGAGAGAGAGGGATTGCGGTCGGGCATACACCCGGTGTTCTTAGCGATACGACTGCGGATATGACGATGGCACTCCTGCTCGCCGCATCGCGAAATATCGTTCCAGCGGATAAACACGTTCAGACCAAACAGTGGCTATACTACGATCCGAATATCCTCTGGGGATACGATGTACATCATGCAACAATCGGTATTGTCGGGATGGGACGCATCGGTTATGCCGTCGCAAAGCGCGCGCTGGCTTTTGACATGCGGGTCCTCTATTACAAACGCGAACGCAGACACGATTGGGAGGAAGAACTCGATATAGAATATGTTGACATGGAACAACTCCTTCGAAACTCCGATTTCATAACACTCCACGTTCCTTTGACGGAAGAGACGACTCACATGATTGGCAAAGCCGAACTTGCGTTGATGAAAAGCACCGCAATCCTTGTGAACATTGCCAGAGGACCTGTTGTCGATCACTATGCGTTATATGATGCCCTCACAGAAGGTCAGATTGCAGGTGCTGCGCTTGACGTAACGGAACCGGAACCCCTTAACACTGACCATCCGCTTCTCGGTTTAGGTAACGTTATTATAGCACCCCATCTCGGCAGTGCTACTATTCAAACACGGATGAAAATGATGACGATGGCAATGGAGAATCTGCTCGCTGGGTTGAGGAAGGAACGCTTGCCTTATGCAGCACTGCAGCCAAAATTTGCCCAATAGCCGAAATCTCCAAATCACGGTTTCTAAAGAAAGCATTTATCCACACAATTATCCGGTAAAGGAGAGAAAATGCTACTTGAAAAGTTATTTCAGTTGAAAGAGGTCGGCACCTCAGTGAGACGTGAACTGATCGCAGGGCTCACGAATTTTATGACGATCTCGTATATAATCTTCTTTCAACCCACACTGCTTTCATTGGCTGGCATGGACTATGGGGCCGTTATGGTGGCAACCTGTGTATCCAGTGCAATCGCATCGTTCGCTATGGGATTGCTGACGAATTACCCGGTCGTCTTAGCACCCGGCATGGGGCTTAACGCCTATTTCGTCTTCGACGTTTGTCAAGGTTTAAACTTACCCTGGCAGGAGGCACTCGGCATCGTCTTCATATCGGGAGTGTTGTTTTTCATCCTTTCGTTCGTCGGAATTCGTGAAGCTATTATGAATGCCATTCCCCCCTCGCTCCAGAATGCAATCGCCATCGGGATTGGACTCTTCATCGCCTTCATCGGTTTGCAGTGGAGCGGTATTATTACAAAGCATCCCGCTACATTTATAACCCGCGGTGATCTTTTATCCGCCCCTGTGTTGCTGTCGCTTTTCGGGGTCGCCGTAACATTAACCCTCATGGCGCGTCGAATACGAGGGGCGATTCTCATCGGTATCCTTGTCACTGCTGCCATCGGCCTGATCTTCGGTCTTACTAAGTATGACGGGGTCGCCGCAGCTCCACCCGCTATCGCCCCTACTTTCTTTAAACTGCAACTCCCGAATATCTTTGATAAGTTAGACCTGATTTCTGTGATCTTCGTCTTCTTCGCGATTGATATGTTCGATACTATCGGTACCCTAACGGCTATCGGCTACAGAGCGGAATTGATTGAGAAAGGACGACTTGTGAAAGCCAGACATGCCCTTTTGGCGGATGCTGGCAGTACTGTGGGCGGTGCTTTACTCGGCACTTCAACTGTTACCTGCTACATTGAGAGCACAACAGGGATTGCTGTAGGTGGACGAACGGGACTCACCCCCGTCTTTACAGGAATTTTTATGCTCCTGTCTCTCGTTCTTTTTCCGCTTGTTAAAATTGTGGGCGGTGAATACGTGTATCAGGGAATCCAACTTCATCCAATTATCGCCCCAGCACTTATTGTCGTCGGCGGATTGATGCTCAGAGATGTCAACCAGATTGATTGGGAAGACATCACGGAATCGATCCCCGCTTTCCTAACGATAATAATGATGCCACTTTCTTTCAGCATTACGGACGGCATCGGCTTCGGACTCGTCTCCTTAGCGTTTCTCAAATTGGTGACAGGACGTGGAAAAGAGGTAAATCCGGTCATCTACTACTTCGCGCTCTTCTTCATCGCGTGTTACATCGGAGATCTGTAGAAGGGGATTGTAGTCCGTATCCTTCATCGGCAGGGCTTCCAGCCCTGCCGATGACCAGTCAGTTCCGGGTTCTAACCGCACCAAATCAAACTTATCGTCTTCTGCTCCAGCATCCGAAAAATCTTGAACTCTCTCAATACATTGTGTATAATTTGCACAAACCTTATATTCTTGCTACATGGAGACTTCAAATGAAACAGCCCAAACTCGTCGTTGGATACCTTATGGACGACGAACTATCTGTCAAATCTGTTACGATTTCAAAGTCCCTCGATTGGCTCACACGGGTGGAGATCGAAGACCTTGTGGAGTTTTTTGGGGGATTACTCGAATTGATCACACAAATTTCAGAGGGAAAAGAAGATAGTGAGTCCCTTCAGGTTTTCCTCGCCCTTTGGCGAGAAGTTGCTTTAGAAGTGAGTGATATGGAGGACGAAGATCGCGAAACATTCTGGAAAACACTGACCGATTCTATCGAAAGAGCGATGAACACTGCCGGACAGAGTATCCTTGTAGGTTTTGATGAAGACGACGAAGACGAATTGGATTCCCCTTGGATAGATATTATTGATCGGCAACCTGAACGAAGAGGAATAATGCATCATTCACCTTACGGGGAACCGGTTGTGGCTGATGTGACAGAAGAAGAACGCGACCACTACTTAGCCCAACCGATCTCTGAACTTGGCCTGTCTACCCGAGCTCACAACTGTCTTATACGGGAAAATATCAACACTATACGAGAACTCGTCGTAAAAATGGATTGGGAATTGTTACAATACAACCACTTCGGACAGGGCTCGCTACGCGATGTTAAAGAGGGGCTCGCCAACATGGGACTTTCTCTCGGAATGGACCTGAACGATGAAGACTACGAAGCTGATGAGTAAGGAAAGGATAAACATAGATGCTCAATAGAACCTTGTTCCCGCCTATCCTGCAAATCCGCTAATCCCGTAAATCCTGATTCAGACAGTATAAACCTAAGCCCTTCCTATAAAATTTCAGAGTAAGTTTCCGAGAACCCTACTCTAAAAACCACCTAAAACCCAGTCACAGTGTGGGGTTACGACTCTTTCTCAAATCTCTTACTTTTTCAGATTTACTCTGAAAGACTCTGAAAAGCGAGTTATCTACCCCCGCCAACCCACATCAATACTCGTATACCCGTGCGTGTATTGGTGCAAATGTGATGGTAAATCCGCTAAAAATTGCTTGCCTTCAGCTGGAATCTCCCATGGAATATCAATGTGATGCTCCCGCCGTCGAAAACCGATCGCACACGACAACCGAATCTCATCAATCTGATTCGGAAATGCGCCGTGATACGTCCGATGCGCAAATACAATCATATCCCCAGGGTGCGTAAACAGCGGTACCAATCCAGGAATATCGAACCCAGTGTATGCCTTTTCTTCTTCACCCTCCTTGTAGAAGGAGCGTCTATCCGCCGTCATCTTGAAACCTTCAGGTCCCTCCCAACTTTCCACGTGAGAGTCTTCAATCACACACAGACCACCGTGCTCCGGACGAGAACCCGTCAAATAGAACCATTTGCCCGACGGCCAGAGTCCACGGTTCAGCACATCCCCTGAGTTCTTGGGTGTATCCGTTGAAAACCCACACCAATCAGTGTGCCATGAAACCGGTTGGGATCCGGGCATCCGAATGATAGCAGCAGACCGGTGAACGGTCATTTCGTCTGTGCCGATGAGATGGCGATGGATTTTCATAAACGGTTTGTATCCGAGTAGCTGCCAAGCCCCCGGTCCAGACTCAATCCAAGCGTGTCGGGTCCGACTCTCTCCCGGATTCAGTTCTCTTTTTGGATCTGTACCGTCAAAGACGGCTTGTTTTAAACCATCAACTAACTCAGGTGATAAAACATCTTTGATAATCGCAAAGCCATGTGCCTCCAGACATTCAGACATGAGAGGGAGCTGGTCGATCCCAAATTCGTAGGTATAACCAAGTTCAGGTTTCTGAACCTCCAAATATTCTTTCATAGGTCAATCCTCAAATATTTTGTTGGAAATATCCGTCGCGTCGTATGCGAGGTTACCCAACCTCGCTGGTTCACTGATACTTTGATTTTAGCAACTATACACTGTTGGGTCAATGACATTTTTTAGGAAATCCAGTCGTCAATATAAAAAGGCAACCATAATTCTACAAATCCTAAAATCTTATAACTCCTGATTCTGACAGCCCGAATACCTTATATCCTTGCACTAATTGCCAACTTTTGTTAAAATATTGCAACTGAGATTTGGACGACATCACAAGGCAGAGATAGCGTTTATATCTCGTCAACGGTGCTATTAAATTTTAGGCAAAGGTTGTTTGATATGCGGAGGAAAATAATGGCAAAAACCGTCTTTTTAGGAGAACATGAACTCACCTTCCCCGGTCCACACCTCGGTGTGCTTCGGGACTGCAATGACATCCTTGACTCAACAGAAGGTTTACACCAACGGATAGCAGAGGACGGATATTTACTCGTTCGCGGTTTAATAGATAAAGAAAAGATTATCGCGGGGCGGCGTGCTATCCTTGAATACGCCGATGGCAACGGTAAAGATGACGTTTTCAAGTCCGGCACCGACATTATGGAGGCGTTTGCCGGTGATGGGAGTCCCGGACGGACGATGGGCACACCCGCTGTTACACATCATCCGGATGTCCAGGCAGTCTTGGAAGGCGATGAACTTTTCAAATTCTTCCGAACCTTTTTCGATGGTGATACCCGAACCTTTGACTACAAATGGCTCCGCTTTATTCGCCCTACCGTCTGGTCGGGACCGCATTTCGATTTCGTCTATATGGGGCGCGGGTCAGCGCAGCTCCATACCTGTTGGGTGCCTTTCGGGGATGTCCCCGCAACTATGGGAACGTTAACGGTGTTGGTCGGTTCGCACAATCTCCCGAGTTTCGCACCCATTCGGGATACCTATGGAAGAACAGATGTAGATCGGGACGGGACACCGGGGCATTTCGGACGTGACCCGATGGAGATTAGCGATAAATATGGCGGTGAGTGGCAGACTGCCGATTTCGAGATGGGGGATGTCATTGTCTTCACGATGCACACCATGCACACCTCTACGAAAAACCTTTCTGACCGATGGCGCATTAGTTGTGACATCCGTTTCCAACCCGCAGAAGATCCAATTGATGAGCGATGGGTCGGCAAAAACCCAATTTCGCACACAGGCAGTCAGAAGATTTCGTTTGAAGAAGCAAAAAAGCAGTGGGGATTGGAATAGAAACAGTTCCGGGTGCGGTTGGGAAACCGCACCTACAGGAAGAATACAAGTATGGAATAACTTTAACCAAACAATGCCCGTCGAATTTGACGCACCGCCTGACGAATCCGATCTTCATTCTCCACGAGTGCGATCCGAATATAACCTTCTCCGTTATGTCCGAATCCCGAACCCGGAGAAACACAGACTTCCGCCTCATTAAGAAGTTTCGTCGCGAAGTCCATAGAGGAGAGATGCCGCCACGCTTCTGGTAGAGGTGCCCAGACGAACATAGAAGCCTGCGGTTTTGGAACCTTCCAGCCAATCCGGTTTAACCCTTCGACAAGCACATCCCGACGTTTTTGATAGACCGCAGCATTTTCCATTACCGTATCTGCCGGTGTACGGAGTGCCATGATCCCAGCAACCTGAATCGGCGCGAAAATCCCGTAATCGTAATATCCTTTAATCCGAGCCAGTGCTTCAATGATCTCGCGATTGCCAACTGCAAACCCACATCGCCATCCCGCCATATTGTAGGATTTAGACAGCGAGAAAAATTCGATACCGACATCCTTCGCCCCTTTTGCTTGTAAGAAACTTGGGGCTTTGTAACCGTCAAAAACGATGTCCGCATAAGCCAAATCGTGAATTACCACGATCTCTTGACGCTTCGCGAACGCAACAATCTCCTCAAAGAATCCAAGGTCAACCACGGCACCCGTCGGGTTATGCGGGAAGCTTAAGATGAGTACCTTCGGTCTTGGCCAAATATCGCGTGTGATTTCCGTAAGCGACGGAATAAAAGCGTTCTCTTCAGTGAGCGGAATACTCACAACGCTACCACCTGCAAGCACAACGCTGTACATGTGGATTGGGAACGTTGGGTTCGGCACCATCGCCAAATCGCCTTCGTCAATTAAGGCTAATGCGAGGTGCCCCAGACCTTCTTTAGTTCCGATCACAGAGATGGCTTCTTCATGCGGGTTAATGTGAACACCGAACCGGCGTTCATAATGCCAACTGACCTCCCGACGGAGATTAAAAATGCCCCGCGAAGCGGAGTAACGGTGGTTCCGAAGTTCCTGTGCTGCTTCAGTCAATTTATCAATGATAGGTTGCGGGGTCGGCTGATTTGGGTTTCCCATCCCCAAGTCAATAATATCTATCCCCAGTTGTCGGCGTTCATGCGTGAGTTGTTTGAGTTTGCCAAGCATGTAAGGTGGGAGTCGATTTAAGCGTTTTGAATAGATATTCATTGTTCCGAAATCCTGGATTTTTTAGATTGTATTAATGAATTTTATTTTTTTCTGTTCTATCTGCCATGCTCCCAATATGTCCGTAAACGTTCACCCCAATTCGATATGATCCGTTTCGGACTTGGATGCACAATTTGTCGCCTGTGAAGTTTGGCTTTTTGGATCAGTAGTTTATCTCTACAAATTTTAACGTCTTTACTGTAGATCGCGTTTCCTACTAAATTTTCCATCTCGCCGGGGTCATTCTGCCGGTCAAACAACTGTGCAAGCCCAAGTTGTTCAGCATCGGGTCCTGGCGGCGAGAAATCTTCTTCCGGTTTTGGTTTATACTCTGTAACGTATTTATACCGTTCACTGACAATTGCGCGTCCCCAATAATTGCTCTCTATATAGGCGTAATCGCGCCAAGGGACATCTTTTCCTTCCACAATCGGACGGACGCTCATGCCTTGTACCTGTTCAGGCATATCAACATCTGCGTAATCACAGACAGTGGGAAATAGGTCAACACCTGAAACAAAATGCGTCTTGTTAAGTTGGTTTTTGTCTATAGCAATACCGTCGCTCAAACACGCCACAATGAATGGAACCCGTATGCTTTCTTCGTAAAGCGTGAATTTTTGGAACATCTGATGACTGCCACACGCCTCACCGTGATCTGCACTGAAGATAATGAGCGTATTTTCGTGCAAGCCCGTTGCTCGCAGCAGGGCCAGAACCCTTCCGATCTCAGCGTCAACTTTTTCAATGAATCTGTAATAATTCCATCTCAGATAACGCCAATGGGGTTCGTCCCAATCGCGAATACCTTTAAGAATAGCGGCGTGAATAAGCGCGTCATCAACTCTTCGACAGACTCGGTGCAGCACTGTCTCCCGTTCATCATAGGCAAAGTTTTCAGGGAGCGGTGGCAAAGCATCTTCCGAAACAATTCCTTGCTCTACTGGATTAGGAATTCGTTTTTCCTCGTGATTGTGCAGGTATTCGCATACGTCATGCGGATCGACGTAACCGATCTGAAGATAAAATGGTTCGTCAGCGTCGTAGTTCGTCAAAAAGTCGGCAACCGCATGTGTGGATGCTGAATCGTAATACGCAGCACCTCCTGCACCAATATCTCGCTGTCCATAATAAAGCACCTGAAAACTCTCGCGAACATCTCTACCGGGTACATGCCACTTCCCACAGTGGAATGCTCTATAACCGCCTTCGCTCAGGACCTGTCCTAAATCCCGGATTTCTGGGTGCAGAGATCCGCCGTTGAACGGCACCCCCGTTTCTGAAGTATATAAACCTGTTGCCCAACTCGAACGCGCAGCAGCACACACCGGATCCGTACAGAACGACCGCTGAAACGAGGTTCCATTCCGGTGAAGTTCATCTATATTCGGTGTCTGGAGATATGGATTTCCGTAAGCCGAGAGTGCGTCCCACGAAT
This window encodes:
- a CDS encoding dicarboxylate/amino acid:cation symporter, whose amino-acid sequence is MNENESKPKVSLGLLYGIVIAIVAGALIGGFAPNLAIHTTILGEIFLNLLMMIVVPLVVLSMIVGITNLGDIRNIGSIGGRTVLYYMATTAISVLIGIVLVNIITPGKGLSQGEERPELTYTLSGPEMLTLEMSGEFNRTYNNKYVITLVDQNIQGEVKSISGTTAIVEAWHPLATDARYVTTEGGERLLFVDGRLVTIEPRNTGTGINISLPIATRVSGKMERTMGSTIKEVFLGNEETGKEGMIPSNVFKAMVHTDILPLIFFSLLIGAALSTLGEFGKPIITVISGLNEAVMKLVHWIMYVAPFGIFGLIAGRIGEAKGFAGFWPELVAVSKYSATVVLGLGVHGIIVLPLLLLLLGRRNPLNYFRGMATALLNAFSTASSSASLPLTMEGVENQNGVSRRTSSFVLPLGATINMDGTALYEAVAVMFIAQVYAISMDPAQQIVVVLTATLAAIGAAGIPEAGLVTMVIVLRAVDLPVEGITLILSIDWLLDRFRTTINVWGDSIGAGVIERYESADSTEAPATT
- a CDS encoding AI-2E family transporter; the encoded protein is MNTQNAPNPQLSPIFSASILAIISVVFAAGWIAFAYYKSNADDSNRILLLHPIVPILLIVLLTRIYRWIDIKSIIILEILMIGVWLFVRLLGALTPFILGFGFAYIFRFLWNALPFKKEYQRAIATVLILVICGGALFYTGRQVSRQARQMGTGLIKFYHETVLPYVNGETFRALTIGINPIVADEEKRQVETFYVATNHGVYSVPVDAKDAAARVGITNGELLGKQIHALTTSRNIIYAGTTKGLYRYYKVLPRGGIEVIRTDGSVRRIQSQTWHKVEGTPFDTATIQAVNTPHWNSAHIYVGTQNRLYISNDSGRTWREVEPIIYDERSIVSITSIEDSDGSRITYVASTPQPDPESLMPIETTIHWHLEGTSLGWEPLPPIPQIVYTLAVVEPTERDLSANARAELYAGTPEGLYAWNRLDGWQKVGGTTGNVLLASAPSGLYAGDSTVIRHRIESTARWKPFAVNKKGITDTYRDEPIVQQIRAYLTERIPTIAQTGGVAVRWISGFVRSIAFSFGGFLATLLLAFVVFIYANQSFDNYFHDLVSLLPEQRRDTVKSYLREIDKNLQQFLKGQVTVIAIISAISCIAYSVVGVPFALVVGLLAGICNAIPTFGPFIGGGFALLAMLMGLAAGDFSLVEFLVRSAVVVGVVLGVQTIDNSLVSPKVMSDAVDVDPLLIMFAVIVGATVLGFWGVLLAIPIIVVIKSIIAVSRTFATDQSIESRSAEADALEEN
- the der gene encoding ribosome biogenesis GTPase Der; protein product: METGHPIVAIVGRPNVGKSSLFNRITASAPVRPKQIRTDFEGNGDETLQPVRPRNTKKSRKFAVVHDTPGVTRDRNYADVEWNDRTFTIVDTGGLDVDPNDRLIDNVQLQVDTALDEASLVLFVVDARTGIMPHDITVANKLRTAGKPIFLVVNKVDSDRFRNEAAEFYALGFSEPTWTSCVQNDGIRELLDRVVEELPDTAATSDSASAAMKIAIVGRPNVGKSSLINNLLGEERMIVDDRPGTTRDAVNIRIVHDNIPFEVVDTAGMRRKSVIKDELESVTVQRAIHSIRQSDIAVLVLDVTQEIAQQDKTIANFIERQGKASVLVLNKWDLVEKDNTTHPAFMDRIDAQLPQLHYVPRVFVSALTGQRVTHILEIALEVYREYCTRIPTPDLNQLLLELRTAHPPPRVKGVRPALKYITQVEITPPTFLIFGRNLHRIRPPYEAYLANNIRAEFGFNGTPIRIFYRQS
- a CDS encoding D-glycerate dehydrogenase; translated protein: MAQFKVFITRPIPEEIRAKIAAECEVDMWHTSAILPPIAEKIPPLDGLMTYGHEPVSPEMIATSPNLKVISVVGVGYDHVHVEACRERGIAVGHTPGVLSDTTADMTMALLLAASRNIVPADKHVQTKQWLYYDPNILWGYDVHHATIGIVGMGRIGYAVAKRALAFDMRVLYYKRERRHDWEEELDIEYVDMEQLLRNSDFITLHVPLTEETTHMIGKAELALMKSTAILVNIARGPVVDHYALYDALTEGQIAGAALDVTEPEPLNTDHPLLGLGNVIIAPHLGSATIQTRMKMMTMAMENLLAGLRKERLPYAALQPKFAQ